A window of the Acidobacteriota bacterium genome harbors these coding sequences:
- a CDS encoding PD-(D/E)XK nuclease family protein, translating into MTLPDDFVFSQSALQDYDDCHRRFELRYLLDVRWPAQETAQAMQYEAGQQKGQQFHHLAHQHALGVPAEALAATIQDDELRAWWNRYLAWQNEQLPAERFPELMLTTPLGETLLMAQYDVIAKLADGTLLIVDWKTGRPQTQTRLAYRMQTIVYPYVLSKAGAWLNDSQPIAPEQIRFVYWFAENGGTVEFQLTAEKLLQDETRLVSMINDILATNEFPKTQDERRCRFCVYRSLCERGKKPGDLSELEDDDLSGMSLDLDTIEEIGF; encoded by the coding sequence ATGACGTTGCCAGATGATTTTGTTTTCAGCCAAAGCGCGCTTCAGGATTACGATGATTGCCATCGTCGGTTCGAATTGCGGTATTTGCTGGACGTGCGCTGGCCTGCGCAGGAAACCGCGCAGGCAATGCAGTACGAAGCCGGCCAGCAAAAGGGACAGCAGTTTCATCACCTGGCGCATCAACACGCGCTGGGCGTTCCGGCAGAAGCGTTGGCGGCAACCATCCAGGACGATGAATTGCGCGCGTGGTGGAATCGTTATCTCGCCTGGCAAAACGAACAGTTGCCTGCCGAACGATTTCCTGAACTGATGTTGACGACTCCGCTGGGCGAAACGCTGTTGATGGCGCAGTACGATGTCATCGCCAAACTCGCCGACGGCACGTTGTTGATCGTGGATTGGAAAACCGGTCGCCCGCAAACGCAAACGCGTCTGGCTTATCGAATGCAGACAATTGTTTATCCTTACGTATTGTCCAAGGCTGGCGCCTGGCTGAACGACAGCCAACCAATCGCGCCGGAACAAATTCGATTCGTCTACTGGTTTGCGGAAAACGGCGGGACTGTCGAATTTCAGTTGACCGCCGAAAAGCTGTTGCAGGATGAAACGCGACTGGTTTCGATGATCAACGACATTCTGGCCACCAATGAATTTCCGAAAACCCAGGACGAACGCCGCTGCCGGTTTTGTGTTTATCGTTCCTTGTGCGAACGCGGCAAAAAGCCCGGCGATTTGAGCGAACTAGAAGACGATGACCTCAGCGGCATGTCGCTTGATCTGGACACAATTGAGGAGATCGGCTTTTGA
- a CDS encoding type II toxin-antitoxin system PemK/MazF family toxin yields the protein MTPQNQLSTPKPKRGDVILVPFPNSNLQSAKVRPALVVQADNLNTGLSQLIVPMISSNLSRSGHPSRVIISPSTASGRQSGLLTTSVVLTDNLATIATNVVLRVIGTIPMTTIDAALRTTLGL from the coding sequence ATGACGCCTCAAAATCAGCTCTCGACGCCAAAGCCTAAGCGTGGCGATGTCATTCTTGTGCCCTTTCCCAATTCAAATTTGCAAAGTGCCAAAGTGCGCCCTGCTCTGGTTGTCCAGGCCGACAATCTAAACACTGGCCTGTCGCAACTGATTGTTCCAATGATCAGCAGCAACCTCTCGCGATCCGGTCACCCATCACGTGTCATAATTTCTCCTTCCACGGCGTCAGGCCGACAATCTGGACTGTTAACCACTTCGGTTGTGTTAACAGACAATTTGGCAACCATCGCAACCAATGTTGTTCTTCGCGTCATTGGCACCATACCGATGACAACGATTGACGCCGCTTTACGAACTACACTCGGGCTGTGA
- the recJ gene encoding single-stranded-DNA-specific exonuclease RecJ codes for MRWQFPQPISVSEELRNFVGGHRLVAERLVRSGVKDIATANAFLDPNAYAVTSPFELPDVAIAVERLERAIKLGEPILIWGDFDVDGQTATTLLLTALRKLGANVRYHVPLRDGEGHGISLPKLREWLSRGVKLIITCDTGITSHEAVNLASAAGVDVIITDHHLLGDTLPEALAVINPMRLPSGHPLRELPGVAVAYELIAALTSSSCDELLDLAALGIVADVAELKNETRYLLQRGLTRMRVSTRPGLLALMQSAEVNPLELDESAIGFKLAPRLNAQGRMSDAADSVELLSTSDAARAADLAHQLESMNARRKLESRLIEDSAHSLIERDPSLLDYAAIVLSHADWSGGVAGIVANRLAEAYHKPVVLLCEQNESAFGSARSIPGVNITDALKACREALTTFGGHAMAAGLALRREDIFEFRRLLSRAVRSMTVEATEEPALEIDGGVRLDELTRDFERDLRRLSPFGNGNPSLVLVSTDLHIIRKKKLSRKGDHLELIVADDAGNQQRVLWWNVGNSELPKGRFDLAFNLRLSRFKDEAELVLELVDSQARESQAIEVGDEASSYEIEDCRSDDPQSKLAEMLARHPDAVVWREDDSSIAGCNRLELRQTEILIVWTIPPGPDEWAAALEAVKPRLVAFLGQVSPEPTLKSFLQRLGGLLKFAIKSKGGETSLGALASATAQRIDAVRYGLYWFQHAGQISFDLYSGGRLKVIAGNNGDSAKQVECETLLKRILEETAAYRKSWTP; via the coding sequence ATGCGTTGGCAATTCCCACAACCGATTTCCGTTTCCGAAGAGTTGCGGAATTTCGTCGGCGGCCACAGGTTGGTGGCGGAACGGTTGGTGCGCTCCGGGGTAAAAGACATCGCGACGGCAAATGCGTTCCTTGATCCGAATGCTTACGCAGTGACTTCGCCGTTCGAATTGCCGGATGTTGCCATTGCAGTTGAGCGCCTCGAACGCGCCATCAAACTCGGCGAACCGATTCTGATCTGGGGAGATTTTGACGTTGACGGGCAAACCGCGACGACGCTGTTGCTGACGGCATTGCGCAAACTTGGCGCGAATGTTCGGTACCACGTGCCGTTGCGTGACGGCGAAGGCCACGGCATCAGTCTGCCGAAACTGCGTGAATGGCTGTCGCGCGGCGTGAAGTTGATCATCACCTGTGACACCGGCATCACTTCCCACGAAGCCGTAAATCTGGCTTCAGCCGCCGGAGTAGACGTCATCATCACCGATCATCATTTGCTCGGCGACACATTGCCGGAAGCGCTGGCCGTCATCAATCCGATGCGATTGCCGTCGGGACACCCGTTACGCGAATTGCCGGGAGTCGCAGTTGCCTATGAATTGATTGCCGCGCTGACTTCCTCAAGTTGCGATGAATTGCTCGACCTGGCTGCGCTGGGAATCGTTGCCGACGTCGCCGAATTGAAAAACGAAACGCGGTATTTGCTGCAACGCGGATTGACGAGGATGCGGGTTTCGACGCGACCGGGATTGCTGGCGTTGATGCAATCCGCCGAGGTCAATCCATTGGAACTGGATGAATCAGCCATCGGATTCAAACTGGCGCCGCGATTGAATGCCCAAGGCCGAATGAGTGACGCCGCCGACAGCGTGGAATTGCTTTCGACTTCGGACGCGGCGCGCGCGGCTGATCTGGCGCATCAACTGGAATCCATGAACGCGCGGCGAAAGTTGGAATCCCGGTTGATCGAAGACAGCGCGCACAGCCTGATCGAACGCGATCCATCGCTGCTGGATTACGCGGCAATTGTGTTGTCGCATGCGGATTGGAGCGGCGGCGTTGCGGGCATCGTCGCCAATCGGCTGGCCGAGGCGTACCACAAACCGGTCGTGCTGTTGTGCGAACAAAACGAAAGCGCGTTCGGTTCGGCTCGCTCGATTCCGGGCGTAAATATCACGGACGCATTGAAAGCCTGCCGCGAAGCGCTGACAACATTTGGCGGCCACGCGATGGCTGCCGGATTGGCGCTGCGCCGCGAAGACATCTTTGAATTTCGCCGATTGCTGTCGCGCGCGGTTCGTTCGATGACGGTTGAAGCCACCGAGGAACCCGCGCTGGAAATTGACGGCGGAGTTCGACTGGACGAACTGACGCGCGATTTTGAACGGGATTTGCGGCGACTGTCTCCGTTCGGCAATGGCAATCCGTCGCTCGTGCTGGTTTCGACAGACCTACACATCATTCGCAAGAAGAAACTCAGCCGCAAAGGCGATCACCTGGAATTGATTGTCGCCGACGATGCTGGCAATCAGCAGCGCGTGTTGTGGTGGAATGTTGGCAACAGCGAGTTGCCCAAAGGACGTTTCGACCTTGCGTTTAATTTACGGCTGAGCCGTTTCAAAGATGAGGCTGAGTTGGTGCTGGAACTTGTTGATTCGCAAGCGCGCGAAAGCCAGGCAATTGAAGTTGGCGACGAAGCCAGCAGTTACGAAATCGAAGATTGCCGCAGCGATGATCCGCAATCGAAACTGGCTGAAATGCTGGCTCGGCATCCCGATGCAGTTGTCTGGCGCGAAGATGATTCCTCCATCGCAGGTTGCAATCGCCTGGAATTACGCCAAACCGAAATTTTAATTGTCTGGACAATACCGCCTGGGCCGGATGAATGGGCGGCGGCGCTGGAAGCGGTGAAACCTCGCCTCGTGGCGTTTTTGGGCCAGGTCTCGCCTGAACCGACTCTGAAATCATTTTTGCAGCGGCTGGGCGGATTGCTGAAATTCGCAATCAAGTCCAAAGGCGGCGAAACCAGTTTGGGTGCGCTGGCTTCGGCCACGGCGCAACGAATTGATGCGGTGCGCTACGGGCTTTATTGGTTTCAACATGCTGGTCAAATCAGCTTTGATTTGTATTCTGGCGGCAGATTGAAAGTGATTGCTGGAAACAATGGAGATTCAGCGAAACAAGTGGAATGTGAAACATTGCTGAAACGCATACTGGAAGAAACCGCAGCTTACAGAAAAAGTTGGACGCCTTGA